A genomic window from Thermomicrobiales bacterium includes:
- a CDS encoding PfkB family carbohydrate kinase, with translation MANRVPDVVVIGHLTLDRTPEGDVLGGSVLYSALTAARYGARTAILTRANLDILPPDQKQVLTDISSEIEIIVQSSKSTTTFTNVDVGGRRQQSLHAWAEEIDLNGLPPLWRSAGVIHLAPVAQEIDPRQVSRLAPRVLGTTPQGWMRLWNRTSFGRIRLDQLRLPAELVARIDVLVVSHEESVAARDTVEAVGQRGLAVITRGDQGARAIDRGQRRDVPFYPARPVNTVGAGDVFAGGLLAARGGGESVAASLRYAAAAAALKVGGEGVTSAPYHADVLARIERDRD, from the coding sequence ATGGCGAACCGCGTACCCGATGTCGTTGTCATCGGGCATTTGACACTCGACCGCACGCCCGAAGGGGATGTCCTGGGCGGATCGGTGCTGTATTCGGCACTGACTGCCGCGCGTTACGGTGCGCGGACGGCGATCCTGACACGTGCCAACCTTGACATCCTGCCACCCGACCAGAAGCAGGTGCTGACCGACATCTCTTCGGAAATCGAGATCATCGTCCAGTCAAGCAAGTCGACGACGACGTTCACCAACGTTGACGTTGGCGGACGTCGGCAGCAGTCGCTGCATGCCTGGGCTGAGGAGATCGACCTGAACGGCCTGCCGCCGCTCTGGCGCAGCGCTGGTGTCATTCATCTCGCTCCGGTCGCGCAGGAGATCGACCCACGCCAGGTCAGCCGCCTGGCTCCGCGCGTACTCGGCACCACGCCGCAGGGCTGGATGCGCCTCTGGAATCGGACGTCGTTCGGGCGGATCAGGCTGGACCAGCTCCGACTGCCGGCTGAGCTTGTCGCACGCATCGACGTGCTGGTCGTCTCGCACGAGGAATCGGTGGCAGCGCGCGATACGGTCGAAGCGGTCGGACAGCGCGGCCTCGCGGTCATCACACGCGGGGACCAGGGCGCGCGCGCAATCGACCGCGGACAGCGCCGTGATGTGCCGTTCTATCCAGCACGTCCGGTAAACACGGTCGGCGCTGGCGATGTCTTCGCCGGTGGGTTGCTGGCGGCGCGAGGGGGCGGCGAATCAGTCGCGGCCAGCCTGCGCTATGCCGCCGCCGCTGCCGCGCTGAAGGTCGGCGGCGAAGGCGTCACCTCGGCTCCATATCACGCAGATGTCCTTGCCCGCATCGAACGAGATCGCGACTAA